Below is a window of Cryptococcus neoformans var. neoformans JEC21 chromosome 12 sequence DNA.
GGTTAGGCACGTACGTAGGACAGTCATATTATTATATCATGGATCGATCATCTTTCAGTTCTTTCATTCGGTTACTTCTCTCGGACTCGCTCATTCGGCATGACTCTGACACATCTTCTATCTTCCGCCTATCATGAAGCGGCGGCCTCCGCTTTCCTCGACATTTGATCCTCCTCATTCGGGAGTTCTCACTCCGGCTTGCCAAGCTTCCCAGCTTCCGTCGTTGTTATCAACGACGACATTTCGCTCGTCTTTCGCTGACCCTAGCTCGTCTCCCCATCGGCATCGTATTCTCGCAACATCTATATTCCCATTGTGCCCCGTTCACCAGTCCTCTGCAGGTCATGTAACTCATGTCAATGATCTGCCCGTTCGGCACGGTCCGACGGACTTCATCGTCCTACTTCGTATGTGTAGTAGCCCCGTCAAGAAGTCAGCGGAGCTCACCCCGTGGCCATCCACTTCAGCACGATCGAcatgaatgatgatattCGACCGAAATACGCTAGTGCAAAATTCCATCATGTGACAGAGACGGGCGGAAGATAGATATACCGACCTATTGTTTACACTCTGGTTTACATTCTGGCTTACACTCTGGCTGTTCACCAAAACATACATTTATGACCATGGCAATGGGTGACATTGGGCATCGGATTCAGTGGGCCGACGAGGTTGTCGATCTTGGCTTTGAGTACGCTATATATGCCCCCTACgtctcgtcctcttcccccgACACCCCACTCGAACACAAGTGACAGAATGCTTCCTACGAATACTCTTTTCTCTGTGTTGCTGTCTCTCGCCGTTGCGTCTGCTGCTGTCGTTCCTCGAGATGCTTCAGCGTCCTTCGACCTGAACTCTGGTAGTGGTACTGCTGTAAAGGACCCAGCCCCTGTTGCTGTTTCGTGAGTCTTCTACATCGCTACCTGCATCATGATGCTTACATAGGTATAGCATCGAGTTCTTTACCTTCCCCGGCTATGTCCAAGATCTCGACACTACATCACAGTGTCTAAACAATCTCGACCGGGCTGCTGGCGCAGCTACTCGAGTCCGAATCGGCGGTACGACCCAGTACGTCCCTTGCATACCTCCCTCTCTTATCGCTAACCATTCGCACAGAGACCGAGCAACTTACGATCCCacgtcttcctctgccgTCAACTACTATGTCGCCGACCCTGCCGATGCCCCTGCTAACCTCACCTACggcccctccttctttgaccTTGCCAGCAAGCTCAACGGACCCACTACTATCGGATTGAACAGGAGGTTGAACAATATCAATAATACTATTGCGGCTGCGGAGCAGGCggtgaagacgatgaacaACTTGTATGCCATAGAGCTAGGCAATGAGCCAGACTGTGAGTCATATCTCTGTCGCCCATCGAAAGATAATACTGATAGGAAAGGTAGTatactcttcctctgacCCCATCGCCGACGGTCAATCCTGGACCCCCGCGCTCGACGCCCAAATCCAAGTCGACTGGCAAAAGCAAGTAGCGACATCCCTCAACAAGAAAGACATCATCCAAGGGGGAGTATTCCTCCAACCTCCCAAGTTCTCCATCCAAGAACTGGGTCCACTCGAGCAGTCCTCCGGTTCTATTGACTATGTCAAGTCTTGGGCAGACCATGCATACCCACAATCCGCCTGTGGAGATTCAACGACCAATCTGGAGGGTCTACAGAACCACACGACTATTGTGAACTTTGTGAAGGGCTTCGAGGCTGAGGTGACTGCTGCAAAGAGCCTTGGCGAGAGGCCATTGTTCTTTGGCGAGACCAACTCTGCCAcatgtggaggaggtggaatCTCGCCTACTTATGGGGCTGCTTTGTGGATTGTGGACTATGTCTTCCAGAGCGTCAAGCTTGGGTACGAGAGGCTCTACTTCCACCAAGGTGCGTTCGCTCTGCCGCTTTTTTTGGTCGCAGAAGCTAACTAGACTGATAGGTACCATCGGTAACAGTCCTTACAGCTGGTGGGGCAAATCTAACGTCTTTGCCCCTTACTATGGTACGCCCccccctctctctttcgATCTCCTTGTTGCCATACTCACATCCATACAGGTGCATACTTTGCCGCTAGCGCACTCAAAGACGtcacttccatctcccagaTCGATGACGGCTCCTCTCATGTCGCCGTCTACGCCCTCCACTCGCATGACTGCATCTCCAAAGCTGTTGTCCTCAACACCTTTTACTATCCCAACACTACCACCACTGCCCGTTCTTCTGAGGACATCACTCTCACCGGGTTACCCAATGGGGTGAAGAAAGCAAAGGCGAAGCGGTTGACGGCGGAATACTCTACGTCTCAGGTGGAGTTGGGGCAGGTCCCGACGTTCGGTGGACAGACGTTTGACAATGAGTCTTGTCATGTGCAAGGGAAGGAGCAGTATGAGACGGTGGAAGTGAATAAGGGGCGGGCTACCATTAGCGTCGCTGCTTCCGAGGCCCTTTTGATCTACTTCTAGGTGCTTGGACGGTAGATACTGTGTTCTTATAGTAGTATAATAAAATGAAAGGAAATAAGAGATATAGGTAGTAACAACACATATCCCACAAAGAGTAAGAAGCAGTTTCAAATGTAACAAGGAATTGGTCTTTATCATACCGATCACTGGCCCAATACAGGTACGCTACACTCCCTTGCATCATATTCGTAATAAACAGTATGGAAACCTTCCAATATCCTCTCGACACCtgatcatccttcttggaACACCTTTTGCAAAGCCCACGCAGAACCCTAAATAAGGAAGGACACCCCAGTCCATAGCTTTCACAAAAACTTATCCTTCATCTGCCTCCACAATTCACCCGGCCCTTGATACCGGATTCGCATCGTCGATAGCTctcattttttctttggtAAGAGTAATGTCTTCGACAACAAGATATTTTATGAGGCGCTCTTTCTTCGAGGAAGTCATGACGATGACAACGCTACAGCCCATGTTCGGCGATGCgttattttttatttttcaAGAGGAGATAAACAGGGTCCATGGtacacttcttcttggctttTTTCGAACAAGCCAACCACCCCCTCTTCCGTCGGCTTCACCACACACTAGCCTTTCGCAATATTATTAATAGCAGGTTTGTTTACAGGTCACCAGGTCAGACCGACGTGAGAGGGATCGATTGGAGTCGAGTGTCCCAGCAGGCCACGGTCCGGTGTTCTGCTCGCTCCGTCCGTCATTCAAGCAACTCGGAGATGTTGCGATTTCGCCCGGCCCTTCgtttccttcctccaggCGAATTTTGATCCCAAAACACAGGATCAAAATCGGAGATTGAATAGTACTCCGTCTATCGATGCACTAAGAGTCGATGGTCTTCGGAGAGGACACTGCCCGAGGGTGGCCGCAGTCCCGGCGCGGGTAACGAAGGCAAAAAGGCCGCGTGTGGTCTGTCGCCGAGTCAAGGAATCCTCCATATTTGGTCTCAGCCAAGATTCCAGATGATCTGCGACAAGAATCTTCCAGTAAGCTAGTCTGTGAATCTGATGGTCATATATAAATCCAGGCCCTATTGGGGGTGTCGCTTGTTTGCCCCTCATTCTGTTACCAGTTTCTGTTTACGGTATCACAAGGACAGTCCATTTCACAACATACTCTCATTgacttcctctcctccaccgcAGTCTCCAGTATGACAGGGGTTATCGGAGATGACTACAGCACACCACCTCACAATAATGGCAACACAGACCAATTGCTAGGATCTACAGTTACTATCTCTGAAAAACGACCCCAGGCACCCTCCCCCGATGATTCCGAGTGGAACTTGGCATCTCAGTTGCGAGTGGGTGACATTCTTCTGCTTATCTCAACAAAATCCCCACCACTAACATACGGAATTAGGCCGATCAGGAGCTCCTCAAATCGCGAGGATTGACACCCTGCAAATCTCTTCCATTGGCATGGGAACACCTTTCGGTCCGCGGTGTAGGTGGTCTGGACAATATCGAATATGGTTCTTCTATGTCTACGATTCTCGCACCCTGGTTACGACGCAAATACCGCAAGAAAGCTGCTCTCTTGGCAGCAACTAGAAGTGACTTACCAGAAGCCGAAAAGGGTGACGGTGATGTCATGGCCTGGCGACCAGGTATGCCTACGCCCAAGAAGGGTGAACCCGGCCTTCGTAAAGGAGAGCGATACCTCCTTAGAGACTTCTCAGGTGTGGTCAAGTCAGGAGAGATGATGTTGGTCGTCGGTCGACCAGGTAGTGGGTGCAGTACTTTCCTCAAAATCCTCGCCGGTCATCGAGACGGATACGCTGGGGTAGAAGGTATTGTCAAATACGGCACGTTGCAGCCCGACAAAGACTTCCAACCATACAAAAGCGAAGTCATTTTCAACTCGGAGGAAGACCTGCATGATCCTAATCTTCTCGTTGGTCATACAATGGATTTCGCTCTCCAGATGTGCACCCCATCTCGCGATTCAAGGTTACCTGAAGAACCTGCTGGCAATGGGATGAGTAGGAAGAAGTACCAGGATAGAACAAAATGGgagttgttgaagatgttTGGCCTTACCCATACACATGATACCAAGGTGGGAGATCAGTATGTTCGAGGTGTTTCCGGTCAGTCAGAGTTCTATGTATTTACGCGTGTCGTATCGTTGACATTATTCGTCAGGTGGTGAGAAGAAACGAGTTTCCATTGCAGAAGTGCTTGCCACCAAAGCTTCTGTCCAGATGTGGGACAATGCCACCCGCGGCCTCGATGCCGATACCGCTCTGCGATATGCCAAAACCCTTCGTACACTCGCCGATATCCAACGAAACACCACGGTCGTCAGTCTATATCAGGCGGGTAACGGTATCTACGATCTCTTCGATAAGGTAACCGTGATCGCAGAAGGACGGGTAATTTACTATGGACCACGAGCGGAGGCGAGAGGTTACTTTGAAGATCTTGGATTCGTTCATCCGGATGGAGGCAACACTGCCGACTTTTTGACTGCCGTTACCGCCGTAAGCTATTTTACTTCCCCTTGTTGATTAAGGCATACTAAGGTGGATCATAGACGAACGAGCGAAAGATCAGAGAGGGCTTCACGGGCCCTATCCCCACCACTCCCGCTGAGTTTTCGACTCTTTATGAGAAATCTGACATTGCTCGTCGTATGCgagaagagttggaagcTCATCTGGCCGACCCTGCTGTAGATGAGCAGACGAAGAAGTTTAAAGAGAGCGTTGAAAAGCAGAAGGACCGATGGGCATCTAAGAGTAGGCCGGAGAAGGCCGACTTCATGACTCAGGTGTGTACATCAGATTCTGTTGTTATCTTTATTAACTCATCGTCTGAAGGTCCGTGCGGCATTGATCAGAGATTACCAACAACGATGGGGAGACAAATGGTGAGTTGCTGCCATGAAGATTCAGAGCTGATTATATAGGACGTTTTGGATGCGACCTGCTACTTTGCTCTTCCAAGCCTTGATTGCAGGCTCTGTAAGTCAATCACTTCAAGGCACAGGCTGACGTTCTAGATGTTCTACAATATGCCTGTTTCTACCGCAGGTCTTTTCCTTCGAGGTGGTACTTTGTTCTTGTCTCTTTTCTGTGAGTGACCGTATCATGTACCTATGCTTCGGCTAAACAGCATTCAGTCCCCTCCATGATCAGTCTTGGTGAAACGACGGCCGTCTTTTCAGGCCGATCAGTTCTTTCAAAGCATAAAGGCTTCTCTATGTACAGACCTTCGGCCCTGCTGCTCGCTCAAACGATAGGCGATATGCCCCTCTACTTTGTGATGATTGTCATGTtcactctcatcatctATTTCATGACGGGTCTCAAAGTCGACGCCGGTCTGTATTTCATCTACCTCTTGTTCATCTATTTTACCACCCTTTGTACAACGGCGCTCTTCCGATCCATTGGTTACGCTTTTAGCACTTTCAACAATGCTTCCAAAGCTTCTGGTTTTGCGCTCTTGATGCTTTCGATGGTAAGTCAGACTGAGGATAACCGCTCAAGAGCCGACtgctgatgatggattTTAGTACGCTGGCTACATCATCTACACCCCTCAAATGCATCCATGGTTTTCATGGATTAGATGGCTCAACCCTTTCTATTATTCTTTGGAAGCCATTATGGCTAGTGAGGTCTATGGGCTTGAACTCGAATGCGTTTCTCCACAACTTGCGCCTTATGGTGGTGACTACGCTCAATACAACCAGGGATGCGCAATCACCGGTGCTGAGCCCAACTCTATTACCCTTGACGGCACCTTATGGATGGAATCTGCTCTCAACTTTTACAAAAGCCATGTCTGGCGTAACTTTGGTATCTTGATTGCTTTCTGGgttttcttccttggttTCTGTGCATTGATGATCGAGATGATCCCAGCAGCTGGATCGACCAAGTCCGTACTGCTGTACAAACCAGGCGGAGGTGGCAAGTACATAAGGAACGCTCAAAAGAACGGAGCTTCTCCtcgagatgaagaagatggaccGAATGATAGTCAACTTAATGAGAAATCTCAGGGAACGTCAGATGGCACCGCCGCCGAAGTGCAGGCTGTCAATTCGTGAGACTATTCAATCTCCCAGCAAATAGAACTAACCATTTTACCAGCGTTCTGACCTGGAAGAACCTATGCTACACTGTCAATGCGAATGGCCAGCCCCGCCAGCTTCTCAACAACATCTTTGGATACTGCAAAGCTGGTACCCTTACTGCTCTCATGGGATCTTCTGGAGCAGGTAAAACGACCTTGATGGATGTGTTGGCAGCGCGAAAGACCGACGGTGATATCCGTGGTGAGATTCTCATGAATGGCAAGCAACTTCCCATTTCTTTCCAGCGAACCACCGGCTATTGCGAACAAGTGGATGTGCACCTTCCTCAGGCTACTGTGAGAGAGGCTCTCGAGTTTTCTGCGCTTCTTCGTCAGCCTAGAACTCTTTCGGATAAGGTAAAGATATGACTTTCTGGTTTAGTTGGTTGTAAATCTGACGTATGACAGGAAAAACTCGCTTATGTCGATGTCATTATCGATTTGCTTGAGCTGCATGACATTGAAGATGCCCTGATCGGTACTCCGGAAGCCGGTCTGGGTGTTGAGCAGCGAAAGAGGTTAACCATCGGTGTTGAGCTTGTCAGCAAGCCGTAAGTTCTATTTCGCCTGCACTGAGGACTACGCTAATCCAGGCAGAACCTTATTGTTCCTGGATGAGCCTACTTCCGGTCTTGATGGCCAAAGCTCTTATTTGATTGTATCCTTCTTAAGAAAGCTAGCTGCCGCCGGTCAAGCTGTTCTTTGTACCATTCACCAACCTTCCGCTGCTCTGTTCGCCCGATTCGAccagctcctgctcctcaaAGGCGGTGGTAACACTGTGTACTGTGAGTCATCTGCTTAATGAAGGTATAGATTGTACAGCTGATTGCTTGACCAGTCGGGCCTGTCAGCGAATTGACCAGCTATTTCGAGAAGCAAGGCGTCACAATCCCCAAGAACGTCAATCCGGCTGAACGAATGATTGATATTGTGTCGGGTGACCTTTCGAAGGGACGTGATTGGGCTCAGATTTGGCTTGAATCAGACGAATGCAAAGAGCGTGCTAGGGAACTGGAGgaattgaagaaggctggCGCCGATAACACGGCCAGTGTCGAGGGTGACGAGCATGAGTTCGCTTCGACAAACATAACCCAACTCAAGTTGGTCACCAAGCGAGCATCGGTCCAATTGTGGCGTGACACTGAATACGTGATGAACAAGGTGAGCGTACTTTGAAGTCCACTTGAGCCGCACTTACATGAGTGAAGGTTGCGCTGCACGTCTTGGCAGCCCTCTTCAATGGTTTCAGTTTCTGGAAAATTGGTGACGCGTGAGTTCGTCCCTGTTGATTAACGGCTGTAACTGACTCTTTCGACAGATACGCGGATATTCAGAACCGTATCTTCACAATTTTCCTGTTTGTTTTCGTCGCTCGTACGTCTTTCCGTCCACTCTACATACAGTTGCTGATATGTGTTTTGTAGCTGGTGTAATCGCTCAGACCCAGCCTAAGTTCCTACATAACAGAGACATTTTCGAAGCGCgagagaaaaaggcaaagcttTACTCCTGGCATGCCTTCTGTTTCGCAGAGATTGTAGCAGAAATTCCCTACCTCCTCGTTTGCGCTCTACTCTACTTTGCCCCGTGGTATCCAACCGCCGGTTTCAGCTTCAAGCCTGGAATCGCAGGAGCCATTTATCTTCAGATGACACTGTATGAGTTCTTGTACACCGGTATTGGCCAGTTTGTGGCGGCATACGCCCCTCATGAGGTATTTGCTGCTCTTGTCAATCCTCTGCTCATTGGAAGTGGGTGCTTGATTTAGAGCCAAAATAGAAGCATAGAGCTCATATACCACTTAGTCCTTGTTATATTCTGTGGTGTCCTGGTTCCGTATGATCAGATCACTGCTTTCTGGCGTAAGTACTGTCCGTCTTGATCATGCTGGACCATATGCTGACCCTCTTCAGGCTACTGGAGTGAGTCCAAAAAAACCACTCGTCACAGGCCATTAGCTAACCTCGTATAGTGTATTATCTCGACCCTTTCCAATATCTTCTCGGTGGTCTTGTCTCTCGCGCTTTGTGGGACGTTGAAGTCAAATGCAAAAGCGACGAGTACGCCGTTTTCAACCCTCCTGAGGGAATGACTTGCGAAAACTACATGTCAGCCTTCCTCTCCGAAGCGCCTGGCTACTTGAACAATCCCAATGCTACAAGCGACTGTGAATATTGCGTCATTTCAAAGGGGAGTGATTATCTCAAGGCATTGAatttggagaagaaggtggatGGGTGGAGGGATATTGCTTTGACTTTGTGAGCAATTTGCACGTAGCCGACAAGGGTTGAACTGATACAAGGACGTCCAGCTTGTTCGTCCTCACTTCTTACGGAATGgtgtttcttcttctgtggGTTTATTTAGTGAACTTCGAAGAAATCCGCTAATCTTGCTCTAGTAAATTGAGAAGTAAACGTTCCAAAATGGCCCAGTAATGGAAAGGATAATTAAAACTTGTACAACCATTATTACAACCATTACAACTAGGTATCATATTTGCTAGTTCGAGAATTTACCATCTTCTGAGATTTAATACCCGTTATTATCATCTTGATTATAATTCATTAGAATGCTACAAGAGATCTTTCTCCTAAatgctcttctccaagcgGACAATGCTGAAATGTCGACAACGACAAACGAAATGGCGAAATTGGTTGCCCAACTCTTTCCACTTTCCAGCCTCCATCGCCGACGGAGAAACTGCACACGTCATCGGTGGTGGATTTAAAGAGGTGGAAACAAGTTCCAGGTCCAGGCACCTAACCTGGGCGCTTAATTTGGCATCCGAAATCCGACGAAGCGAAGTCTTACGGTGGTCGCCGGTGGCAATAGCTTTATGGCAGAAGAACGAATaaagaacaaaaaaaaaggacgaTGAGAAACCAGACCTCCACGATACTATACTATATTACTCCCAAAACAGAAATTCCACTTGGGCCCAGGATGTATCACGAGCGAGTGACAAATGGATAACAGGGAGAAGAGCTCGTCGTTGGTCTTCTGAAGATGTCAGCGCCGGGTGACACCCGTCAAGCTGTCTACCGACGCTTCGCTATTACGATGGTGCAAGGCGGTTAGTAAACGTTGGTATCCAATTCTATGCTGCATGCCCTTTACAATATGACAGTTAATACCCAATACACGAGAATTTAGAAAGCCTTGTGAGTCCAGTCACCTCCCAACATGGTAcccttcaccttcatcgcCCTGATGCCCGCTGCATCGCAGTTGAGAGGGTTTGCGCTAAGAATACAGAGATCGGCACGGTCCCCAACTTCGAGCTTGGGTTTGCCGTTCTAAGGTACTGTCAGTACATGCTTTGGGTAAATGTAAAGATGAGATGATTTACAGAGGTGGACGCCTGCCAAGCGACTTCAAGATCAATGATTTGCTCCTTGCAGAAGGGGTTGTGCTCGTCGCCCTCAGCAGCTCGAGTCATGGCGACGGCAATAGCTTCCCAAGGCTGGAGAGGGGCGACAGGGCAGTCACTACCGAGTTTGATAGGGACACCAGCATCCACAAGCCATCGGAAGGGGTAAGCACGGTGTTCTCGCCCAGGCCAGAACTTGTGGCAGAGGTCTCGGTCATCGACAAGATGACAAGGTTGAATAGAAGCGATTACATTGAGGGAACGGAAGAGAGGTAGGTCTTCAAAGCTGAGCAGTTGGGCGTGCTCGATGGTAGAGCCTGGAAGTACTTTCTTCTCAGCCTTGGCGAGGGTTTGAAGGGTGAGCTGATTGGCGTGATCACCGATAGCGTGAATAGCGAGCTTGAAGCCGTTGTCGGTGCCCCTTCTGATCAGTTCACTCAATGCCTCGGGCTTGTATGCGAGCATACCGTAGTTGTCGGTAGAGCCGGGGTAAGGTTCGTGGCAGAATGCAGTTTGAGAACCGAGAGAGCCGTCGGTGACGATCTTAAACGGCCCGACTTTGATAAGGCCGTTGGTCTCGGGAACGTCGTCGCCAGATTTCCATCCTCGCTCAATAGAGTAGGGCAAGTGCTCAGTGTACATGCCAACGTGAACTCGGAGTGTCCTAAATCCCTTTTTGTATCGCCGCTGCCAGTTGGGGATGTTTAGTTCCCATTCCAGGTCGACAATCTCGGTAACACCGAGAGTGCTATGTGGAATCAGCCTCGAGAGAGGATTAATGAACGGAGGTCACTCACGCAGCGTACTTTGCCTCGTCCATGATCCACTTGTCGATAGCTTCCACATCCACATTCCCAATCACTCGTGACAACTCGAAAGCTTCTCCCTCATAAAGATACCCATTATGACCCTCGGGCACGTAACCACCCAATTTCAAACCGAGAGAGTTGGCGCAGATGGAATGGTAAccattgaagaagaggaaaataGGTCGCTCAGTAGATATGTTGTCCAAAGAAAGTCGAGTGAGCTTCTCGGGGTCTGGCCACTCAGCGTTCCGCAAGTTGATACCGCAAAAGTTGGTGTCGTACTTGGGCTCGTATTTGGGGTCTTTGATGGCAACAACTACTCGGTCCAAGACTTCTTGTGCAGTCTTGGCTGTTTGCAGATCGAGACGATGATTATGCAACGCGTTCAACTTGGTGTGTGTGTGCCAATCAATCAAACTCTGGGAACGCGGTTAGTGGAAGGTCCTTTGTTCGGACTACTGGAGACTTACAGGGCTAACCCAGTGGGAGTCGAGCTCCCTCATATCAATGGTTTCGTCGGCCTTCTCAATGTCCCCAGCACCAGTCTCTCGGATAGCAGCGaccttgccatccttgACCAGTACGGAATAGGTGGTGTTGTCGGGGTAACCAACCAAGGAAGCCTTTCGGAGGAGTGTGGTCTTGGACATGATTGCTGAAATTTGGTTGGCGGGTGGAAAAATCTAGGAGGAAACGCCACGGGACGAAGCTGGAAGGATGTGAAGTTCGTAGCGGTGAGATTTAATACCTATCCTAGTTACCTCCAGCCTTGTGGTAAAGGTGCGGATGGAAGCGCTGTTTTAATGTGATACGGCGCCTGTGTGATGCATCTGGCGGGACTGGTATACTGGGACGTGGAGATAAAAATATGGTGATCTAAGTGGGTGACAGTCAAAATAGCCGCGCGCCCGGCAGCCCTGAAGGCTCTTTTCCCGAAATGACGAAAGGTCCCAAACCCAAATAACTTGGGCGTGGTTGCGCAAACATAAATGAAGCTGGACTACATAATAAAGACGCCTGGCCACATCCATATGATGGCAATTATAATCAGGTGAGGTGAAGAAAGATGTGAATGGGGTAGAGGATAGAAACTATAACTTGACGGATGGAAAGATGGACCTCAATATGCATTACCAGCTCCGTCATTTTTGGCGCCTACACGATTCTGATAAGATGAGAAGTCAGAGATAAGGCCCAAATGAGGTGTGAAATGTGGTTCCTGATTGGCTTCTTGGCGCTCATGTTTGTGGTATCATCCGCGATAACAGCATTTCAGTCGGTTATTAAGGAGGTTTAATAAATCTTGATTTCGAATCGAAACGTCGGTATTTGCGCATGATACTTCGGCTCGTAGATTTCCATTTTGGCAAAAAATTGGTATGTTCAAGTCAAGCCAACCACCCATTAGAAGAAGTACTTATTCATACTCAAAAGTAGCAGTGGCTTTCCAGATAAATCACACTGTTTTCTGCCCctcttcgttcttctccattcGATCCATCACAATGCACATCCCCGCTGTCCACGCCGAACTCAATCTCCCCGTGCTCCACGCCTTTATCCGACAATACCCCCTCGgcctcttcaccacctCTATTCCTCACCCCAAAAATGACACTCTGCAAATGTCCCACATTCCCTTTGTGCTCGATGTCGATCCTGACCAGGCGGACGACAAGGGTCGATTGAGGGGCCACATGGCTCGTGTTA
It encodes the following:
- a CDS encoding ABC transporter, putative yields the protein MTGVIGDDYSTPPHNNGNTDQLLGSTVTISEKRPQAPSPDDSEWNLASQLRADQELLKSRGLTPCKSLPLAWEHLSVRGVGGLDNIEYGSSMSTILAPWLRRKYRKKAALLAATRSDLPEAEKGDGDVMAWRPGMPTPKKGEPGLRKGERYLLRDFSGVVKSGEMMLVVGRPGSGCSTFLKILAGHRDGYAGVEGIVKYGTLQPDKDFQPYKSEVIFNSEEDLHDPNLLVGHTMDFALQMCTPSRDSRLPEEPAGNGMSRKKYQDRTKWELLKMFGLTHTHDTKVGDQYVRGVSGGEKKRVSIAEVLATKASVQMWDNATRGLDADTALRYAKTLRTLADIQRNTTVVSLYQAGNGIYDLFDKVTVIAEGRVIYYGPRAEARGYFEDLGFVHPDGGNTADFLTAVTATNERKIREGFTGPIPTTPAEFSTLYEKSDIARRMREELEAHLADPAVDEQTKKFKESVEKQKDRWASKSRPEKADFMTQVRAALIRDYQQRWGDKWTFWMRPATLLFQALIAGSMFYNMPVSTAGLFLRGGTLFLSLFFPSMISLGETTAVFSGRSVLSKHKGFSMYRPSALLLAQTIGDMPLYFVMIVMFTLIIYFMTGLKVDAGLYFIYLLFIYFTTLCTTALFRSIGYAFSTFNNASKASGFALLMLSMYAGYIIYTPQMHPWFSWIRWLNPFYYSLEAIMASEVYGLELECVSPQLAPYGGDYAQYNQGCAITGAEPNSITLDGTLWMESALNFYKSHVWRNFGILIAFWVFFLGFCALMIEMIPAAGSTKSVLLYKPGGGGKYIRNAQKNGASPRDEEDGPNDSQLNEKSQGTSDGTAAEVQAVNSVLTWKNLCYTVNANGQPRQLLNNIFGYCKAGTLTALMGSSGAGKTTLMDVLAARKTDGDIRGEILMNGKQLPISFQRTTGYCEQVDVHLPQATVREALEFSALLRQPRTLSDKEKLAYVDVIIDLLELHDIEDALIGTPEAGLGVEQRKRLTIGVELVSKPTLLFLDEPTSGLDGQSSYLIVSFLRKLAAAGQAVLCTIHQPSAALFARFDQLLLLKGGGNTVYFGPVSELTSYFEKQGVTIPKNVNPAERMIDIVSGDLSKGRDWAQIWLESDECKERARELEELKKAGADNTASVEGDEHEFASTNITQLKLVTKRASVQLWRDTEYVMNKVALHVLAALFNGFSFWKIGDAYADIQNRIFTIFLFVFVAPGVIAQTQPKFLHNRDIFEAREKKAKLYSWHAFCFAEIVAEIPYLLVCALLYFAPWYPTAGFSFKPGIAGAIYLQMTLYEFLYTGIGQFVAAYAPHEVFAALVNPLLIGILVIFCGVLVPYDQITAFWRYWMYYLDPFQYLLGGLVSRALWDVEVKCKSDEYAVFNPPEGMTCENYMSAFLSEAPGYLNNPNATSDCEYCVISKGSDYLKALNLEKKVDGWRDIALTFLFVLTSYGMVFLLLKLRSKRSKMAQ